A single region of the Streptomyces virginiae genome encodes:
- a CDS encoding LacI family DNA-binding transcriptional regulator, with protein MTRPTSRDVATAAGVSQATVSLVLGDKWPGRVSERTATHVRETATRLGYRPNLAARNLRLGTTRTALLVVPALTNEFFARVYTGAARVAAEHDFGVVLYPSPDGTGPARDPFASARAALDGVIASSMAADALDAIGGATLPLVMLDSDPTAGTAAAHINLAMADGMRQITEHLLPLGHRRFLHLASAIDTWTFHTRAEALRALLGPDTELRTVRAPLTVEGARTAMETALATPQDRPTAIVCDDDILAAGACKAARRLGLRIPEDLSVTGFDDLALATAVEPELTTVHLPAERVGEQGMAALLAVLEGTTWTAPDIPVRLVVRDSTGPAPTPQP; from the coding sequence GTGACGAGACCCACCAGCCGCGACGTGGCCACCGCCGCCGGGGTCTCCCAGGCCACCGTCTCCCTCGTCCTCGGCGACAAATGGCCCGGCCGCGTCTCCGAACGCACCGCCACCCACGTCCGCGAAACAGCCACCCGCCTCGGCTACCGCCCCAACCTCGCCGCCCGCAACCTCCGCCTCGGCACCACCCGCACCGCCCTCCTCGTCGTCCCCGCCCTCACCAACGAATTCTTCGCCCGCGTCTACACCGGCGCCGCCCGCGTCGCCGCCGAACACGACTTCGGCGTCGTCCTCTACCCCTCCCCCGACGGCACCGGCCCCGCCCGCGACCCCTTCGCCTCCGCCCGCGCCGCCCTCGACGGAGTCATCGCCTCCTCCATGGCCGCCGACGCCCTCGACGCCATCGGCGGCGCCACCCTCCCCCTCGTCATGCTCGACAGCGACCCCACCGCCGGCACCGCCGCCGCCCACATCAACCTCGCCATGGCCGACGGCATGCGCCAGATCACCGAACACCTCCTCCCCCTCGGCCACCGCCGCTTCCTCCACCTCGCCTCCGCCATCGACACCTGGACCTTCCACACCCGCGCAGAAGCCCTCAGAGCCCTCCTCGGCCCCGACACCGAGCTGCGCACCGTACGGGCCCCCCTCACCGTCGAAGGCGCCCGCACGGCCATGGAGACCGCCCTGGCGACCCCCCAGGACCGACCCACCGCCATCGTCTGCGACGACGACATCCTCGCCGCCGGCGCCTGCAAGGCCGCCCGCCGCCTCGGCCTGCGCATCCCCGAGGACCTCTCCGTCACCGGCTTCGACGACCTCGCCCTCGCCACCGCCGTCGAACCCGAACTCACCACCGTCCACCTCCCCGCCGAACGCGTCGGCGAACAGGGCATGGCCGCGCTCCTCGCCGTCCTCGAAGGCACCACCTGGACCGCACCCGACATCCCCGTCCGGCTCGTCGTCCGCGACTCCACGGGCCCCGCCCCGACGCCGCAGCCGTAG
- the prcA gene encoding proteasome subunit alpha: MSTPFYVSPQQAMADRAEYARKGIARGRSLVVLQYADGIVFVGENPSRALHKFSEIYDRIGFAAAGKYNEYENLRIGGVRYADLRGYTYDRDDVTARGLANVYAQTLGTIFSSAGEKPYEVELVVAEVGATAAGDQIYRLPHDGSIVDEHGSVAVGGNAEQISTFLDQRHQDGMTLSEALKLAVQALSSQANGADKTIPAERLEVAVLDRTRSQQRKFKRIRGRQLSRLLEADVTAAVQADAVSNDEAPEDDAE, encoded by the coding sequence GTGTCGACTCCGTTCTATGTGTCACCCCAGCAGGCCATGGCCGACCGGGCGGAATACGCCCGCAAGGGCATCGCCCGCGGTCGCAGCCTGGTCGTGCTGCAGTACGCCGACGGCATCGTGTTCGTCGGCGAGAACCCGTCCCGTGCGCTGCACAAGTTCAGCGAGATCTACGACCGGATCGGCTTCGCGGCCGCCGGCAAGTACAACGAGTACGAGAACCTGCGGATCGGTGGTGTGCGGTACGCGGATCTGCGTGGATACACCTACGACCGTGACGATGTGACGGCCCGTGGGCTGGCGAACGTCTACGCGCAGACGCTCGGCACCATCTTCTCCTCGGCGGGTGAGAAGCCGTACGAGGTGGAGCTGGTGGTCGCGGAGGTCGGTGCGACGGCCGCGGGTGACCAGATCTACCGGCTGCCGCACGACGGGTCGATCGTGGACGAGCACGGTTCGGTCGCGGTCGGTGGCAATGCCGAGCAGATCAGTACCTTCCTGGATCAGCGTCACCAGGACGGGATGACCCTGTCGGAGGCGTTGAAGCTGGCGGTGCAGGCGTTGTCCAGCCAGGCCAACGGTGCGGACAAGACGATTCCGGCGGAGCGGCTGGAGGTCGCGGTGCTGGACCGTACGCGGTCGCAGCAGCGCAAGTTCAAGCGGATCCGGGGTCGGCAGCTGTCGCGGCTGCTGGAGGCGGACGTGACGGCGGCGGTGCAGGCCGATGCCGTGTCGAACGACGAGGCGCCGGAGGACGACGCCGAGTAG
- the prcB gene encoding proteasome subunit beta, translating to MEANTRNTGRLPAAFLTPGSSSFMDFLGAHSPDMLPGNRKLPEGVVEAPHGTTIVAATFPGGVVLAGDRRATMGNMIAQRDIEKVFPADEYSAVGIAGTAGLAVEMVKLFQLELEHFEKVEGTTLSLEGKANRLSTMIRSNLGMAMQGLAVVPLFAGYDEAKEKGRIFSYDVTGGRSEEHGYAATGSGSIFARGSMKKLFRPDLTEEQATTLVVQALYDAADDDSATGGPDLYRHIYPIVTVITDEGFRRLTDDESQELARTVTNRRLEQPDGPRAALL from the coding sequence GTGGAAGCCAACACTCGTAACACAGGGCGTCTACCGGCAGCCTTCCTGACGCCGGGGTCGTCGTCCTTCATGGACTTCCTGGGCGCGCACTCGCCCGACATGCTGCCCGGCAACCGCAAGCTGCCGGAGGGTGTCGTCGAGGCGCCGCACGGGACGACCATCGTCGCCGCCACCTTCCCCGGCGGGGTCGTCCTCGCCGGTGACCGGCGGGCGACCATGGGGAACATGATCGCGCAGCGGGACATCGAGAAGGTGTTCCCCGCCGACGAGTACTCCGCCGTCGGTATCGCCGGTACGGCCGGCCTGGCCGTGGAGATGGTCAAGCTGTTCCAGCTGGAGCTGGAGCACTTCGAGAAGGTCGAGGGGACGACCCTGTCCCTGGAGGGCAAGGCCAACCGGCTCTCCACCATGATCCGGAGCAATCTGGGGATGGCGATGCAGGGTCTGGCCGTCGTGCCGCTGTTCGCGGGGTACGACGAGGCCAAGGAGAAGGGTCGGATCTTCTCCTACGACGTGACCGGCGGTCGCTCCGAGGAGCACGGCTACGCCGCCACCGGTTCCGGTTCGATCTTCGCCCGGGGCTCGATGAAGAAGCTCTTCCGTCCCGATCTGACGGAGGAGCAGGCCACCACCCTGGTCGTCCAGGCGCTGTACGACGCCGCCGACGACGACTCGGCGACCGGTGGGCCGGACCTGTACCGCCACATCTACCCGATCGTCACCGTGATCACGGACGAGGGGTTCCGCAGGCTGACCGACGACGAGTCGCAGGAGCTCGCCCGTACGGTCACCAACCGTCGGCTGGAGCAGCCCGACGGCCCGCGCGCCGCCCTGCTCTGA
- a CDS encoding endonuclease VII domain-containing protein, with product MTPGRGWVAGAVKRCPRCGAEKPREAFAANRAARDGLQCYCRPCAAEYHQERQLAKGKNVRPLVAAPPGHKHCRRCGEIKPHSEWDRNRTASDGLSTRCKACRAVEGRAHYLKRSYGITEAVRDAIIAAQGGVCYLCLRAPAVHVDHCHKTGRVRGVLCLNCNVGVGLFKEDPERMRRAAEYLEGTRGSQHS from the coding sequence GTGACCCCAGGGAGGGGTTGGGTGGCAGGGGCTGTGAAGCGGTGTCCTCGCTGTGGCGCAGAGAAGCCTCGTGAGGCTTTCGCGGCCAACCGTGCGGCGCGGGATGGCCTGCAGTGTTACTGCAGGCCATGCGCAGCGGAGTATCACCAAGAGCGGCAGCTGGCCAAGGGGAAGAATGTCCGCCCATTGGTCGCTGCCCCGCCCGGGCATAAGCACTGCCGCAGATGTGGGGAGATTAAGCCGCACTCCGAATGGGATCGGAACAGAACGGCCTCCGACGGCTTGTCGACTCGCTGCAAAGCGTGTCGAGCCGTCGAGGGTCGAGCGCACTATCTCAAGCGTTCGTACGGCATCACTGAGGCTGTGCGAGACGCGATCATTGCAGCTCAGGGCGGGGTCTGCTACCTCTGCCTCCGGGCTCCGGCCGTTCATGTGGATCATTGCCACAAGACGGGTAGGGTCCGTGGCGTACTTTGCTTGAACTGCAATGTGGGCGTAGGCCTGTTCAAGGAAGACCCCGAACGCATGCGTCGGGCCGCTGAGTATCTGGAGGGAACGCGTGGAAGCCAACACTCGTAA
- a CDS encoding ubiquitin-like protein Pup translates to MATKDTGGGQQKATRSTEEVEEAAVEESTDLKERQEKLSDDVDSVLDEIDDVLEENAEDFVRSFVQKGGE, encoded by the coding sequence ATGGCGACCAAGGACACCGGCGGCGGACAGCAGAAGGCGACGCGCTCGACCGAAGAGGTCGAGGAGGCGGCGGTCGAGGAATCGACCGACCTCAAGGAGCGCCAGGAAAAGCTCTCCGACGACGTCGACTCCGTACTTGACGAGATTGACGATGTACTCGAGGAGAACGCCGAGGACTTCGTGCGATCCTTCGTTCAAAAGGGTGGAGAGTGA
- the dop gene encoding depupylase/deamidase Dop, which translates to MTVRRVMGIETEYGISVPGHPNANAMLTSSQIVNAYAAAMHRARRARWDFEEENPLRDARGFDLAREAADNSQLTDEDIGLANVILTNGARLYVDHAHPEYSSPEITNPLDAVLWDKAGERIMAEAAVRAAQLPGAQPIHLYKNNTDNKGASYGTHENYLMKRETPFSEIVRHLTPFFVSRQVVTGAGRVGIGQDGREHGFQISQRADYFEVEVGLETTLKRPIINTRDEPHSDAEKYRRLHVIIGDANLSEISTYLKLGTTALVLSMIEDGFINVDLAVDQPVRTLHQVSHDPDLHHLITLRSGRTLTAVQLQMEYFELARKYVDERFGSDADEQTKDVLARWEDVLGRLESDPMSLSGELDWIAKKEILEGYRRRDGLNWDAARLHLVDLQYSDVRPEKGLYNRLVARGKMKRLVEEPAVERAQSKPPEDTRAYFRGRCLEQYADDVAAASWDSVIFDLPGRDSLQRVPTLEPLRGTRNHVKELLDRCRTAEDLVRVLSGQ; encoded by the coding sequence ATGACCGTACGGCGAGTAATGGGGATCGAGACGGAGTACGGGATCTCCGTCCCGGGGCACCCGAACGCCAATGCCATGCTCACCTCGTCCCAGATCGTCAACGCCTACGCGGCGGCGATGCACCGGGCGCGACGCGCCCGCTGGGACTTCGAGGAGGAGAATCCGCTGCGGGACGCCCGCGGCTTCGACCTCGCCCGCGAGGCCGCCGACAACAGCCAGCTGACCGACGAGGACATCGGCCTCGCCAACGTCATCCTCACGAACGGCGCACGGCTCTACGTCGACCACGCACACCCCGAATACAGCTCGCCCGAGATCACCAACCCGCTCGACGCCGTCCTGTGGGACAAGGCCGGCGAGCGGATCATGGCCGAGGCGGCCGTACGCGCCGCCCAGCTCCCCGGCGCCCAGCCGATCCACCTCTACAAGAACAACACCGACAACAAGGGCGCCTCCTACGGCACGCACGAGAACTACCTGATGAAGCGGGAGACCCCCTTCTCGGAGATCGTGCGCCACCTGACCCCCTTCTTCGTCTCGCGACAGGTCGTGACCGGCGCGGGACGCGTGGGCATCGGCCAGGACGGCCGCGAACACGGCTTCCAGATCAGCCAGCGCGCGGACTACTTCGAGGTCGAGGTCGGTCTGGAGACCACCCTCAAACGCCCCATCATCAACACCCGCGACGAGCCGCACTCGGACGCCGAGAAGTACCGCCGGCTCCACGTGATCATCGGAGACGCCAACCTCTCCGAGATCTCCACCTACCTCAAACTCGGCACGACAGCACTTGTCCTGTCCATGATCGAGGACGGGTTCATCAACGTCGACCTGGCCGTCGACCAGCCCGTACGCACCCTGCACCAGGTCTCCCACGACCCGGACCTGCACCACCTGATCACGCTGCGCAGCGGCCGGACACTGACCGCGGTGCAACTGCAGATGGAGTACTTCGAGCTGGCCCGCAAGTACGTGGACGAACGTTTCGGGTCCGACGCGGACGAGCAGACCAAGGACGTGCTGGCCCGCTGGGAGGACGTGCTGGGCCGGCTGGAGAGCGACCCGATGAGTCTGTCGGGGGAGCTGGACTGGATCGCCAAGAAGGAGATCCTGGAGGGCTACCGGCGCCGGGACGGGCTGAACTGGGACGCGGCGCGGCTGCACCTCGTGGACCTCCAGTACTCGGACGTACGACCCGAGAAGGGCCTGTACAACCGCCTGGTGGCCCGCGGCAAGATGAAGCGCCTGGTGGAGGAGCCGGCCGTGGAGCGGGCTCAGAGCAAGCCTCCGGAGGACACCCGGGCGTATTTCCGCGGCCGCTGCCTGGAGCAGTACGCGGACGACGTGGCGGCGGCGTCCTGGGACTCGGTGATCTTCGACCTCCCCGGCCGGGACTCGCTCCAGCGGGTCCCGACGCTGGAACCCCTGCGGGGGACCCGTAACCACGTCAAGGAGCTCCTGGACCGCTGTCGCACGGCGGAGGACCTGGTCCGGGTGCTTTCGGGGCAGTGA
- the arc gene encoding proteasome ATPase, whose amino-acid sequence MAAHDDDINRGIRPARGSEDPAGQVAYLEQEIAVLRRKLADSPRHTRILEERIVELQTNLAGVSAQNERLANTLREARDQIVALKEEVDRLAQPPAGFGVFLQANEDGTVDIFTGGRKLRVNVSPSVDPEDLRRGQEVMLNEALNVVEAMEFERAGDIVTLKEILEDGERALVVGHTDEERVVRLAEPLLDITIRPGDALLLEPRSGYVYEVVPKSEVEELVLEEVPDIDYDKIGGLGDQIELIRDAVELPYLYPDLFKEHELRPPKGILLYGPPGCGKTLIAKAVANSLAKKVAEVTGQPAGKSYFLNIKGPELLNKYVGETERHIRLVFQRAREKASEGTPVIVFFDEMESLFRTRGSGVSSDVENTIVPQLLAEIDGVEGLENVIVIGASNREDMIDPAILRPGRLDVKIKIERPDAEAAKDIFAKYLKASLPLHSDDLSEHQDSKDGTVHSMIQTVVEQMYAETEENRFLEVTYANGDKEVLYFKDFNSGAMIQNIVDRAKKMAIKAFLEHNQKGLRVAHLLQACVDEFKENEDLPNTTNPDDWARISGKKGERIVFIRTLVTGKQGADTGRSIDTVANTGQYL is encoded by the coding sequence GTGGCAGCCCACGACGACGACATCAACCGCGGCATCCGGCCCGCGCGAGGGTCCGAGGACCCCGCCGGCCAGGTTGCCTATCTCGAGCAGGAAATCGCCGTCCTGCGACGAAAGCTCGCCGACTCTCCGCGACACACGAGGATTCTCGAAGAGCGGATCGTCGAGCTCCAGACAAACCTGGCCGGCGTATCCGCACAGAACGAACGACTCGCGAATACCCTCCGTGAGGCCCGAGACCAGATCGTGGCCCTCAAGGAAGAAGTCGACCGGCTCGCCCAGCCGCCGGCCGGTTTCGGTGTCTTCCTGCAAGCCAACGAGGACGGCACCGTCGACATCTTCACCGGAGGCCGAAAGCTCCGCGTGAACGTCAGCCCCAGCGTCGACCCGGAAGACCTCCGGCGCGGCCAGGAGGTCATGCTCAACGAGGCCCTCAACGTGGTCGAGGCCATGGAATTCGAGCGGGCCGGGGACATCGTCACCCTCAAGGAGATCCTCGAGGACGGCGAGCGCGCCCTGGTCGTCGGGCACACCGACGAGGAAAGGGTGGTGAGGCTCGCCGAGCCGCTCCTGGACATCACCATCCGCCCCGGCGACGCCCTCCTGCTCGAACCCCGCTCCGGCTACGTCTACGAGGTCGTCCCCAAGAGCGAGGTCGAAGAACTCGTCCTCGAAGAGGTCCCCGACATCGACTACGACAAGATCGGCGGCCTGGGCGACCAGATCGAGCTGATCCGCGACGCGGTCGAGCTCCCGTACCTCTACCCCGACCTCTTCAAGGAACACGAACTGCGGCCCCCGAAGGGCATCCTGCTCTACGGCCCGCCCGGCTGCGGCAAGACGCTCATCGCCAAGGCCGTCGCCAACTCCCTTGCCAAGAAGGTCGCCGAGGTCACCGGCCAGCCCGCCGGGAAGTCCTACTTCCTGAACATCAAGGGCCCCGAACTCCTCAACAAGTACGTCGGCGAGACCGAGCGGCACATCCGCCTCGTCTTCCAACGTGCCCGCGAGAAGGCCAGCGAGGGCACCCCCGTCATCGTCTTCTTCGACGAGATGGAATCCCTCTTCCGCACCCGCGGATCAGGCGTCAGCTCGGACGTGGAGAACACCATCGTCCCCCAGCTGCTCGCCGAGATCGACGGCGTGGAAGGCCTGGAGAACGTCATCGTCATCGGCGCCTCCAACCGCGAGGACATGATCGACCCTGCCATCCTGCGCCCCGGCCGGCTCGACGTGAAGATCAAGATCGAGCGCCCGGACGCCGAGGCCGCGAAGGACATCTTCGCGAAGTACCTCAAGGCCTCGCTGCCCCTGCACTCGGACGACCTGTCCGAACACCAGGACTCCAAGGACGGCACCGTCCACAGCATGATCCAGACCGTCGTCGAGCAGATGTACGCCGAAACCGAGGAGAACCGCTTCCTCGAGGTCACGTACGCCAACGGCGACAAGGAAGTCCTCTACTTCAAGGACTTCAACTCCGGCGCGATGATCCAGAACATCGTCGACCGGGCCAAGAAGATGGCCATCAAGGCCTTCCTCGAACACAACCAGAAGGGTCTGCGGGTGGCCCACCTGCTCCAGGCCTGCGTGGACGAGTTCAAGGAGAACGAGGACCTGCCCAACACCACCAACCCGGACGACTGGGCCCGCATCTCCGGAAAGAAGGGCGAGCGGATCGTATTCATCCGCACCCTCGTCACCGGAAAGCAAGGCGCGGACACCGGACGCTCCATCGACACGGTGGCAAACACCGGTCAGTACCTCTGA
- a CDS encoding ferredoxin, with protein sequence MTVQQEAPTGGAGEAGEPLEVWIDQDLCTGDGICVQYAPEVFELDIDGLAYVKSPEDELLQDAGATTPVPLTLLQDVVDSAKECPGDCIHVRRVSDRVEVFGPDAE encoded by the coding sequence ATGACCGTGCAGCAGGAGGCTCCGACGGGCGGTGCCGGTGAGGCCGGCGAGCCGCTCGAGGTCTGGATCGATCAGGACCTGTGCACCGGGGACGGCATCTGCGTGCAGTACGCGCCTGAGGTGTTCGAGCTGGACATCGATGGTCTGGCGTATGTGAAGAGTCCGGAGGACGAGCTGCTGCAGGACGCGGGGGCGACCACTCCGGTTCCGCTGACGCTGCTCCAGGACGTGGTCGACTCGGCCAAGGAATGTCCGGGGGACTGCATTCATGTGAGGCGCGTCTCGGACAGGGTGGAAGTCTTCGGTCCCGACGCGGAGTGA
- a CDS encoding tRNA (adenine-N1)-methyltransferase, with translation MSEPTGAARRRGPFEVGDQVQLTDPKGRHYTFTLEAGKNFHTHKGSFPHDELIGSPEGSVVRTTGNVAYLALRPLLPDYVLSMPRGAAVVYPKDAGQILAFADIFPGARVVEAGVGSGSLSSFLLRAIGDQGMLHSYERRADFAEIATANVERYFGGPHPAWKLTVGDLQDNLDETDVDRVILDMLAPWECLEAVKKALVPGGILCCYVATTTQLSKTVESIREIGCFAEPQPWESMIRNWHVEGLAVRPDHRMIGHTGFLVTARRLADGVEPPMRRRRPAKGAYGEDYDGPGSDRSA, from the coding sequence ATGTCCGAACCGACCGGTGCCGCCCGCCGACGCGGGCCCTTCGAGGTCGGGGACCAGGTACAGCTCACCGACCCCAAGGGCCGCCACTACACGTTCACGCTCGAAGCAGGGAAGAATTTCCACACCCACAAGGGTTCCTTCCCGCACGACGAGCTGATCGGCTCTCCCGAAGGCAGCGTTGTCCGCACCACGGGCAACGTCGCATACCTCGCGCTGCGCCCCCTGCTCCCCGACTATGTCCTGTCCATGCCCCGCGGCGCCGCCGTGGTCTACCCCAAGGACGCGGGCCAGATCCTGGCCTTCGCCGACATCTTCCCCGGCGCCCGCGTCGTGGAAGCGGGAGTGGGCTCCGGCTCCCTGAGCAGCTTCCTGCTGCGCGCCATCGGCGACCAGGGCATGCTCCACAGCTACGAGCGCCGCGCGGACTTCGCCGAGATCGCCACCGCCAACGTCGAACGCTACTTCGGCGGCCCCCACCCCGCGTGGAAGCTGACCGTGGGCGACCTCCAGGACAACCTGGACGAGACCGACGTCGACCGCGTCATCCTCGACATGCTCGCCCCCTGGGAGTGCCTCGAGGCGGTCAAGAAGGCCCTGGTACCCGGCGGCATCCTCTGCTGCTACGTCGCCACCACCACCCAGCTCTCCAAGACCGTCGAGTCCATCCGCGAGATCGGCTGCTTCGCCGAGCCGCAGCCCTGGGAATCGATGATCCGCAACTGGCACGTGGAAGGCCTCGCCGTCCGCCCGGACCACCGCATGATCGGCCACACCGGCTTCCTCGTCACCGCCCGCCGCCTCGCGGACGGCGTCGAGCCCCCCATGCGCCGCCGCCGCCCCGCCAAGGGCGCCTACGGCGAGGACTACGACGGCCCCGGCAGCGACCGCTCCGCATAA
- a CDS encoding site-2 protease family protein, producing the protein MIGASQPATPPPRTRTEHTGNTSTERRTAVADTDETGERSGGRSGPGGGLLMGRPFGVPVYVSPSWFLVAALITWVFGDQLDRVLPDLGPVRYLVSLFFAVAFYASVLVHELAHTVAALRFKLPVRRIQLQFFGGVSEIEKESETPGREFVLAFVGPLLSLVLTGAFYLGMKAVDPATVPGVLLAGLMISNLLVAAFNLLPGLPLDGGRMLRAVIWGITGKPMTGTIAAAWVGRGLALAVLLGLPLLTHTGVLGNRTSEIGGMNTVMDALLAAILAGIIWTGAGNSLRMARLREHLPELRARTLTRRAIPVENATPLSEALRRANEAGARALVVVDGQGDPTAIVRETAIASVPEHRRPWVAVSTLAQDLTDGMKVSADLTGEELLDHLRATPATEYLVLEPTGTIYGVLSTLDVEKAFVKAMARPQS; encoded by the coding sequence ATGATCGGAGCATCACAACCCGCTACACCACCACCCCGTACACGAACAGAACACACTGGAAACACCAGCACCGAACGAAGGACAGCCGTGGCAGACACCGACGAAACCGGCGAGCGCTCAGGCGGCCGCTCCGGACCGGGCGGCGGACTCCTCATGGGCCGCCCCTTCGGCGTACCCGTCTACGTCTCGCCCAGCTGGTTCCTCGTCGCCGCCCTCATCACCTGGGTCTTCGGCGACCAGCTCGACCGCGTCCTGCCCGACCTCGGACCCGTCCGCTACCTCGTCTCCCTCTTCTTCGCGGTCGCCTTCTACGCCTCCGTCCTGGTCCACGAACTCGCGCACACCGTCGCGGCCCTCCGCTTCAAACTCCCCGTGCGCCGCATCCAGCTCCAGTTCTTCGGCGGAGTCTCCGAGATCGAGAAGGAATCCGAGACACCCGGCCGCGAATTCGTCCTCGCCTTCGTCGGCCCCCTGCTCTCCCTCGTCCTCACCGGAGCCTTCTACCTCGGCATGAAAGCCGTCGACCCGGCCACCGTCCCCGGCGTCCTCCTCGCCGGCCTGATGATCTCCAACCTGCTCGTCGCCGCCTTCAACCTGCTCCCCGGCCTCCCCCTCGACGGCGGCCGCATGCTCCGCGCCGTCATCTGGGGCATCACCGGCAAACCCATGACCGGCACCATCGCCGCCGCCTGGGTCGGCCGCGGCCTCGCCCTCGCCGTCCTCCTCGGCCTCCCCCTCCTCACCCACACCGGCGTCCTCGGCAACCGCACCTCGGAAATCGGCGGCATGAACACCGTCATGGACGCCCTCCTCGCCGCCATCCTCGCCGGCATCATCTGGACCGGCGCCGGCAACAGCCTGCGCATGGCCCGCCTGCGCGAACACCTCCCCGAACTACGCGCCCGCACCCTCACCCGACGCGCCATCCCCGTCGAGAACGCCACCCCCCTCTCCGAAGCACTACGCCGCGCCAACGAAGCCGGCGCCCGCGCCCTCGTCGTCGTCGACGGCCAAGGCGACCCCACCGCCATCGTCCGCGAAACCGCCATCGCCTCCGTCCCCGAACACCGCCGCCCCTGGGTCGCCGTCAGCACCCTCGCCCAGGACCTCACCGACGGCATGAAGGTTTCAGCGGACCTCACCGGCGAAGAACTCCTCGACCACCTCCGCGCCACCCCCGCCACCGAATACCTCGTCCTCGAACCCACCGGCACCATCTACGGCGTCCTGTCCACCCTCGACGTCGAAAAAGCCTTCGTGAAGGCCATGGCACGGCCCCAGTCCTGA
- a CDS encoding RecB family exonuclease, translating to MTTSPGAVPGAADAEVRSAVAPSSLSPSRASDFMQCPLLYRFRVIDRLPEKPSAAATRGTLVHAVLERLFDHPAQERTAPAAKALLPGQWDRLLESKPELMGLFPEGDEGAGLARWLTEAEALVERWFTLEDPTRLEPVEREFFVETELESGLRLRGIIDRVDVAPTGEVRIVDYKTGKAPRPEYAEGALFQMKFYALVVWRLKRVVPRRLQLVYLGSGDVLTYDPVVADLERVERKLLALWEAIREATESGEWRPRPTKLCGWCDHQAVCPEFGGTPPPYPLVISPRPEVNPVVPGVERPTES from the coding sequence ATGACGACGAGCCCCGGTGCTGTGCCTGGCGCAGCCGATGCCGAAGTGCGGAGCGCTGTGGCGCCCTCTTCGCTTTCCCCTTCGCGGGCGAGCGATTTCATGCAGTGCCCGCTGCTGTACCGGTTCCGGGTGATCGACAGGTTGCCGGAGAAGCCCAGTGCGGCTGCTACCCGCGGGACGTTGGTGCATGCGGTGCTGGAGCGGCTTTTCGATCATCCGGCGCAGGAGCGGACGGCGCCGGCGGCGAAGGCGTTGCTGCCGGGGCAGTGGGACCGGTTGCTGGAGTCGAAGCCGGAGCTGATGGGGTTGTTCCCGGAGGGTGACGAGGGGGCGGGGCTGGCGCGGTGGCTGACGGAGGCCGAGGCGCTGGTGGAGCGGTGGTTCACGTTGGAGGACCCGACGCGGCTGGAGCCGGTGGAGCGGGAGTTCTTCGTGGAGACGGAGCTGGAGTCGGGGCTGCGGCTGCGCGGGATCATCGACCGGGTGGACGTGGCGCCGACGGGTGAGGTGCGGATCGTCGACTACAAGACGGGGAAGGCGCCGCGGCCGGAGTATGCCGAGGGTGCGCTGTTCCAGATGAAGTTCTACGCGCTGGTGGTGTGGCGGCTGAAGCGGGTGGTGCCGCGGCGGTTGCAGCTGGTGTATCTGGGCAGTGGGGATGTGTTGACGTACGACCCGGTGGTGGCGGATCTGGAGCGGGTGGAGCGCAAGCTGCTGGCGTTGTGGGAGGCGATCCGGGAGGCGACGGAGTCGGGTGAGTGGCGGCCGCGGCCGACGAAGCTGTGCGGCTGGTGTGATCATCAGGCGGTGTGTCCGGAGTTCGGTGGTACTCCCCCGCCGTACCCGTTGGTGATCTCTCCGCGTCCTGAGGTGAACCCGGTGGTGCCGGGGGTGGAGCGCCCGACGGAGTCCTGA